In the Pseudoliparis swirei isolate HS2019 ecotype Mariana Trench chromosome 19, NWPU_hadal_v1, whole genome shotgun sequence genome, one interval contains:
- the LOC130210065 gene encoding protocadherin beta-16-like: protein MMARMWITDLRGRGQALFVILCLFTLRSVTGQARYSVPEEQAEGSFVGNIARDLGLDVARLVSGKARIITKGSRQYVDLNRDKGTLVIKERIDREQLCGKTTPCSFSFEVILENPIQLYRVTVEVIDINDNSPSFPKDEISLNIVENAGAGTRFSLESADDPDVGIKDIQKYILKPVDHFKLEVQSRTHGGTLIEMVLQNPLDREKEETHTLVLIASDGGEPRRSGTVRIHITVLDANDNAPVCSQSVYKAEVKENSAEGTVVTTVSANDADKGNYGEVTYSLAHVAREAKELFEVNVKTGEIKVSGKLDFEKSKSYQLNVKASDQGGYSDTCNVIIQIIDENDNIPTIQMMSFSNSISEDSPPGTTIAVINVDDEDSDGNGVVKCSINADMPFKIESSLTGYYTIVTDNLLDRESTPEYNITITVSDQGSPSLTSRKQIHVKVSDVNDNPPTFDQSEYSKAVPENNSPGFSVFTLSASDADWGQNAHVSYFLEEKKINGAAVSSLVSVNSESGVIHAVRSFDYEQLKWFEFNVTARDAGSPPLSSVSLVKIVVQDQNDNPPQVLYPVQTGGSLVAELVPRSADVGYLVTKVVAVDVDSGQNAWLSYKLQKATDRALFEVGLQNGEIRTIRQVTDKDAVKQRLTVIVEDNGQPSRSATVIVNVAVADSFPEVLSELTDFTQDKEYNDNLTFYLVLALAVVSFLFITCLVVIISVKIYRWRQSRVIYHSNLPVIPYYPPRYSDTLGTGTLQHVYNYEVCRTTDSRKSDCKMGGAGSQNVLIMDPSSTGTMQRIQSEKNILDEPDSPLEVRKNTQHIYSLR, encoded by the coding sequence ATGATGGCTCGTATGTGGATAACCGATCTCAGAGGCCGAGGACAAGCCCTGTTTGTCATTCTTTGTCTTTTTACGCTGCGCTCCGTGACTGGTCAGGCTCGCTACTCCGTACCGGAGGAGCAGGCAGAGGGGTCTTTTGTTGGAAACATCGCTAGAGATTTAGGTTTGGATGTGGCGAGGCTCGTTTCAGGTAAAGCTCGTATCATTACAAAAGGAAGCCGACAGTACGTTGATTTAAACCGAGACAAAGGCACCCTTGTTATTAAAGAGCGAATCGACCGAGAACAGCTGTGTGGAAAGACGACGCCCTGTAGCTTCAGTTTCGAGGTAATATTAGAAAATCCAATCCAGCTTTATCGGGTAACCGTGGAGGTTATAGACATAAATGATAACAGCCCGTCCTTCCCAAAGGATGAAATAAGTTTGAATATTGTAGAAAATGCTGGAGCAGGGACTCGCTTTTCACTCGAAAGCGCAGATGACCCCGATGTTGGAATTAAGGACATTCAAAAATACATTCTCAAACCAGTAGATCATTTCAAATTGGAAGTACAGAGTCGGACTCATGGAGGAACACTGATCGAAATGGTTTTACAAAACCCGTTAGaccgagagaaagaggagacgcACACGCTCGTGCTCATTGCTTCAGATGGAGGGGAACCACGCCGATCCGGGACAGTGCGTATTCATATCACTGTGCTCGATGCGAACGATAATGCGCCAGTGTGTAGTCAGTCTGTTTATAAAGCAGAAGTCAAGGAGAACTCTGCAGAAGGAACAGTAGTAACCACCGTGAGTGCAAATGACGCAGACAAGGGAAACTATGGTGAAGTTACGTATTCCTTAGCGCATGTCGCCAGAGAAGCGAAGGAGCTTTTTGAAGTAAATGTTAAAACTGGAGAAATTAAAGTTTCAGGTAAACTAGATTTTGAAAAATCTAAATCGTACCAATTAAACGTTAAGGCTAGTGATCAGGGAGGATATTCTGATACATGCAACGTTATAATTCAAATAATTGATGAGAATGACAACATCCCGACAATACAGATGATGTCATTTTCAAACTCGATATCCGAGGATTCTCCTCCAGGTACAACTATCGCTGTTATTAACGTGGATGACGAAGACTCTGATGGTAACGGTGTTGTCAAGTGCTCCATTAACGCTGACATGCCATTCAAAATCGAGTCTTCATTAACAGGATATTATACTATTGTAACCGATAACTTATTAGACAGAGAAAGTACTCCAGAGTATAACATCACCATAACGGTCTCTGACCAAGGCTCCCCGTCTCTGACTAGCAGGAAACAGATTCATGTCAAAGTGTCTGACGTAAATGACAACCCTCCCACATTTGACCAATCAGAATATAGCAAGGCGGTACCAGAGAATAACTCTCCCGGGTTTTCTGTGTTCACTCTCAGTGCAAGTGATGCAGACTGGGGCCAAAACGCTCATGTTTCTTATTtcttggaggaaaaaaagattaatgGGGCAGCTGTGTCTTCGTTAGTGTCTGTGAATTCAGAAAGTGGTGTCATTCACGCAGTGAGGTCGTTTGATTACGAGCAACTCAAGTGGTTTGAATTTAACGTAACTGCTCGTGATGCTGGATCCCCTCCTCTGAGTTCAGTCTCATTAGTTAAAATAGTAGTCCAGGACCAGAACGACAACCCTCCTCAGGTGCTGTACCCAGTCCAGACTGGTGGCTCTCTGGTGGCTGAACTGGTGCCTCGCTCAGCAGATGTGGGCTATCTGGTCACTAAAGTGGTGGCTGTGGATGTGGACTCTGGACAGAATGCCTGGCTCTCCTATAAACTGCAGAAAGCCACAGACAGGGCGTTGTTTGAAGTGGGCTTACAGAATGGAGAAATAAGAACTATCCGCCAAGTCACTGATAAAGATGCTGTGAAACAAAGACTGACTGTTATCGTGGAGGACAACGGTCAGCCCTCTCGTTCAGCTACAGTCATTGTTAACGTGGCGGTGGCGGACAGCTTCCCTGAAGTGCTGTCTGAGTTAACTGACTTTACACAAGACAAGGAGTACAACGACAACCTGACTTTCTACTTAGTGCTGGCTTTGGCTGTagtttccttcctcttcatcacgtgttTAGTGGTGATTATATCAGTGAAGATCTACAGGTGGAGACAGTCTCGGGTCATATATCACTCCAACCTCCCTGTGATTCCGTATTATCCACCACGTTACTCAGACACTTTGGGGACAGGGACTCTCCAACACGTGTACAACTACGAGGTGTGCAGAACGACTGACTCCAGAAAGAGTGACTGTAAGATGGGAGGAGCCGGTAGTCAGAACGTGCTGATAATGGACCCCAGTTCTACAGGGACGATGCAGCGGATACAGAGTGAGAAGAACATCCTGGATGAACCAGACTCTCCTCTAGAGGTGAGGAAGAATACACAACATATTTACTCCTTGAGATAA
- the LOC130209880 gene encoding protocadherin beta-4-like, with product MACGIPHSSVCVKWRFGCERNWKLLLFFFYLNHLVSGHIRYSLPEEMKKGSLIGNVAQDLGLDPKRLRSGRARIVTGESIQYTELKTDKGILIVKERIDREQLCGDVTPCSFSFEVILENPMELHQITVEITDINDHSPTFKRDTINFEISESANTGGRFPLTSAEDRDVGINGLREYVLTENDNFILKQNSNADGKKYAEMVLQKPLDRETNPHLSLKLIAVDGGSPQRSGTVNIDITVLDANDNAPLFNQSVYKAAVIENSPRDTYVTTVNASDADFGSNSIVTYYFSDLNSGINNVFTVDEKTGVILITGLIDYEKDKKYELRIEAKDQGGLTDSSKVIIEVTDVNDNSPTISVMSFTSPVSEDSPPGTTIGIINVKDLDSGDNGQIHCRIEQNAPFKIKSNLRNYYTLVTDTVLDRETVSEYNITVVATDSGMSPLSTKQTFYLKISDVNDNAPLFSESVYNAFILENNSPGLSLHTVRAKDPDENQNARVSYILEDTYIGGSRISEYISINAESGVIHAVRSFDYEQIKQLLFVVRAQDGGSPPLSSNVTVKLLIQDRNDNTPQVLYPVQIGGSLVAELVPRSADVGYLVTKVVAVDMDSGQNAWLSYKLQKATDRALFEVGLQNGEIRTIRQVTDKDAVKQRLTVIVEDNGQPSRSATVIVNVAVADSFPEVLSEFTDFTQDKEYNDNLTFYLVLALAVVSFLFITCLVVIISVKIYRWRQSRVMYHSNLPVIPYYPPRYSDTLGTGTLQHVYNYEVCRTTDSRKSDCKMGGAGSQNVLIMDPSSTGTMQRIQSEKNILDEPDSPLEVRKKTLCLLLMYCFS from the coding sequence atGGCATGTGGAATACCGCACTCCTCCGTGTGCGTAAAATGGCGCTTTGGCTGCGAACGGAATTGGAAGCttctgttgttctttttttatctcaacCATTTGGTGAGCGGACATATCCGATATTCACTCccggaggagatgaagaaaggcTCCCTCATCGGTAATGTAGCTCAGGACCTTGGTTTGGATCCGAAAAGGCTCCGTTCTGGTCGGGCCCGTATCGTGACCGGAGAGAGCATCCAGTACACCGAGCTGAAGACAGACAAAGGGATTTTAATAGTGAAGGAGAGAATAGACCGCGAGCAGCTTTGCGGAGACGTAACGCCGTGTAGTTTCAGCTTTGAGGTGATTTTGGAAAACCCGATGGAGTTACATCAAATTACAGTTGAAATAACAGACATAAATGATCATTCCCCCACGTTCAAAAGAGACACAATTAATTTTGAAATAAGTGAATCAGCAAATACTGGCGGTCGTTTTCCTTTAACAAGTGCAGAAGACCGAGATGTGGGCATCAATGGACTCAGAGAATATGTTCTAACTGAGAATGATAACTTTATATTGAAACAAAACTCTAATGCAGATGGAAAGAAATATGCAGAGATGGTGCTTCAGAAGCCattagacagagagacaaacccACATCTGTCTCTAAAGCTAATTGCTGTAGATGGTGGAAGTCCGCAGAGATCTGGTACAGTCAATATAGATATTACTGTACTTGATGCCAATGATAATGCACCTCTATTTAATCAATCTGTGTACAAAGCTGCGGTCATTGAAAACTCTCCTAGGGATACTTACGTCACCACTGTTAATGCGAGTGATGCAGATTTTGGCTCAAATAGTATCGTTACATATTATTTTTCAGATCTCAACAGTGGTATAAACAATGTATTTACAGTCGATGAAAAAACGGGTGTAATTTTAATCACAGGTTTAATTGAttatgaaaaagacaaaaaatacGAACTTAGAATCGAGGCAAAAGATCAGGGAGGTTTAACAGATTCAAGCAAAGTCATAATTGAAGTAACTGATGTAAATGACAACTCCCCTACGATAAGTGTGATGTCATTCACTAGTCCTGTGTCAGAAGACTCTCCTCCTGGTACAACTATTGGCATTATAAACGTAAAAGACCTTGATTCAGGTGATAATGGACAAATACATTGCAGAATAGAACAAAATGCACCTTTCAAGATTAAATCTAATTTAAGAAATTACTACACTTTGGTAACAGATACTGTCTTAGACCGTGAAACTGTTTCAGAGTACAACATCACTGTTGTAGCGACAGATTCAGGAATGTCTCCTCTCTCAACCAAACAaaccttttatttaaagatCTCTGATGTGAACGATAATGCTCCACTATTTTCAGAAAGTGTTTACAATGCGTTTATTTTAGAGAATAACTCTCCAGGACTTTCCCTTCATACTGTGAGGGCTAAAGACCCGGATGAAAACCAAAATGCCCGTGTATCCTATATTTTGGAAGACACTTATATCGGTGGGTCTCGAATTTCTGAATATATCTCTATAAATGCAGAAAGTGGAGTGATTCATGCAGTGCGCTCGTTTGATTATGAGCAAATCAAACAGCTGCTTTTCGTTGTCAGAGCGCAGGATGGAGGCTCCCCTCCACTCAGTAGCAACGTGACTGTGAAATTACTGATCCAGGACAGGAATGACAACACTCCTCAGGTGCTGTACCCAGTCCAGATTGGTGGCTCTCTGGTGGCTGAACTGGTGCCTCGCTCAGCAGATGTGGGCTATCTGGTCACTAAAGTGGTGGCTGTGGATATGGACTCTGGACAGAATGCCTGGCTCTCCTATAAACTGCAGAAAGCCACAGACAGGGCGCTGTTTGAAGTGGGCTTACAGAATGGAGAAATAAGAACTATCCGCCAAGTCACTGATAAAGATGCTGTGAAACAAAGACTGACTGTTATCGTGGAGGACAACGGGCAGCCCTCTCGTTCAGCTACAGTCATTGTTAACGTGGCGGTGGCGGACAGCTTCCCTGAAGTGCTGTCTGAGTTCACTGACTTTACACAAGACAAGGAATACAACGACAACCTGACGTTCTACTTAGTGCTGGCTTTGGCTGTagtttccttcctcttcatcacgtgttTAGTGGTGATTATATCAGTGAAGATCTACAGGTGGAGACAGTCTCGCGTCATGTATCACTCCAACCTCCCCGTGATTCCGTATTATCCACCACGTTACTCAGACACTCTGGGGACAGGGACTCTCCAACACGTGTACAACTACGAGGTGTGCAGGACCACTGACTCCAGAAAGAGTGACTGTAAGATGGGCGGAGCCGGTAGTCAGAACGTGCTGATAATGGACCCCAGTTCTACAGGCACGATGCAGCGGATACAGAGTGAGAAGAACATCCTGGATGAACCAGACTCTCCTCTAGAGGTGAGGAAGAAAACACTATGTTTACTCTTAATGTATTGCTTCTCTTAG
- the LOC130209882 gene encoding protocadherin gamma-A2-like, translating into MATVGSFRCARWRLFYGLRCQIGLLVFLFHAVNMVGGQIRYSIPEEMKKGSVIGNVAQDLGLDLKRLRSGRARIVTGENIHYTELKTDKGILVVNERIDREQLCGDVTPCSFSFEVILENPIELHRITVEVLDINDHAPVFPNKDTPIRLEISESAAVGVQFPLQSAEDLDVGQNALQDYVLSLNEHFILKQHANPDGNKYVEMVLQKPLDRERHPHLSLKLIAVDGGTPQRSGTVNIDVTVLDANDNAPVFNQSVYKASVMENTTKGTSVITVNATDADSGSYGVITYSLSKTKGNAVNIFSIDENTGTISVSSQIDYEKDRKFEVRVEAKDQGGLTGSSKITLDIVDVNDNAPIINIMSFSSPVSEDARPGTTVAVLNIKDSDSEKNGQIICSIDRKLPFRIESSLTNYYNLITDQHFDRESVSEYNITITATDLGSPPLFSSTKLHLKISDVNDNAPIFNKNSYSAHITENNSPGTSIFAVSARDSDWNQNARVSYLLEDTQVSGSPISNYVSLNSETGVLSAVRSFDYEQIKQLQLVVKAQDGGSPPLSSNVTVKVLIQDQNDNPPQVLYPVQTGGSLVAELVPRSADVGYLVTKVVAVDVDSGQNAWLSYKLQKATDRALFEVGLQNGEIRTIRQVTDKDAVKQRLTVIVEDNGQPSRSATVIVNVAVADNFPEVLSEFTDFTQDKEYNDNLTFYLVLALAVVSFLFITCLVVIISVKIYRWRQSRVMYHSNLPVIPYYPPRYSDTLGTGTLQHVYNYEVCRTTDSRKSDCKMGGAGSQNVLIMDPSSTGTMQRIQSEKNILDEPDSPLEVS; encoded by the coding sequence ATGGCAACTGTGGGATCTTTCAGATGCGCAAGATGGCGATTGTTTTATGGATTACGATGTCAAATTGGACTGCTTGTGTTTCTGTTTCACGCGGTGAACATGGTAGGTGGTCAGATCCGTTATTCTATaccagaggagatgaagaaaggcTCTGTTATCGGGAATGTAGCGCAAGATCTTGGTTTAGATCTGAAGAGGCTCCGTTCGGGGCGGGCCCGTATCGTGACCGGAGAAAACATTCACTACACCGAGCTGAAGACGGACAAAGGGATTCTAGTCGTGAATGAGAGAATAGACCGAGAGCAGCTTTGTGGTGACGTCACCCCGTGTAGCTTCAGCTTTGAGGTGATTTTGGAAAACCCTATCGAACTGCACAGAATAACTGTTGAGGTTTTAGATATAAATGATCACGCGCCCGTCTTCCCAAATAAAGATACGCCGATCCGCCTTGAAATCAGTGAATCAGCTGCAGTTGGAGTCCAGTTTCCACTGCAGAGCGCAGAGGATCTAGATGTCGGGCAAAACGCGTTGCAAGATTATGTTTTGTCGCTAAACGAACATTTTATATTGAAGCAACATGCAAATCCAGACGGAAATAAATATGTTGAAATGGTTCTCCAGAAGCCTTTAGACAGAGAGCGACATCCCCATCTGTCTTTAAAACTGATCGCAGTTGACGGAGGAACGCCACAGAGATCGGGGACAGTAAATATAGACGTCACCGTGTTAGATGCCAACGATAATGCTCCCGTGTTTAACCAATCGGTGTATAAAGCATCTGTGATGGAAAACACAACGAAAGGCACAAGTGTTATAACTGTAAATGCCACGGACGCTGACAGTGGTTCATATGGCGTCATCACGTACAGTTTGTCTAAGACGAAAGGAAATGCAGTGAATATATTCAGTATTGACGAAAACACGGGCACAATTTCTGTTTCTAGTCAGATAGATTatgaaaaagacagaaaatttGAGGTCAGAGTCGAGGCAAAGGACCAAGGTGGCCTAACCGGatcgagtaaaattactttagATATTGTTGATGTCAACGACAATGCGCCAATTATAAACATTATGTCATTTTCTAGCCCTGTATCTGAGGATGCACGTCCTGGTACAACTGTTgctgttttaaatataaaagattCGGATTCTGAAAAAAATGGACAAATAATATGTTCTATTGATCGTAAACTTCCTTTTAGGATCGAATCATCTTTAACAAACTATTACAATTTAATCACAGATCAACATTTTGATAGAGAATCCGTCTctgaatataatataacaataacagCCACTGATTTGGGGTCTCCTCCACTTTTTAGCTCAACAAAGTTACACCTTAAAATCTCTGACGTAAACGACAACGCACCTATATTCAATAAAAACAGTTATTCTGCTCACATCACAGAGAATAATTCCCCTGGAACTTCCATATTTGCTGTCAGCGCGCGAGACTCTGATTGGAATCAGAACGCACGAGTATCGTATCTTTTAGAGGACACACAAGTCAGTGGGAGTCCAATCTCTAATTATGTGTCTTTAAACTCAGAAACTGGGGTTCTTAGCGCGGTTCGTTCTTTTGATTATGAACAAATTAAACAGCTTCAGCTGGTTGTCAAAGCGCAGGACGGAGGCTCGCCTCCACTGAGTAGCAACGTGACTGTGAAAGTACTGATCCAGGACCAGAACGACAACCCTCCTCAGGTGCTGTACCCAGTCCAGACTGGCGGCTCTCTGGTGGCTGAACTGGTGCCTCGCTCAGCAGATGTGGGCTATCTGGTCACTAAAGTGGTGGCTGTGGATGTGGACTCTGGACAGAATGCCTGGCTCTCCTATAAACTGCAGAAAGCCACAGACAGGGCGCTGTTTGAAGTGGGCTTACAGAATGGAGAAATAAGAACTATCCGCCAAGTCACTGATAAAGATGCTGTGAAACAAAGACTGACTGTTATCGTGGAGGACAACGGGCAGCCCTCTCGTTCAGCTACAGTCATTGTTAACGTGGCGGTGGCGGACAACTTCCCTGAAGTGCTGTCTGAGTTCACTGACTTTACACAAGACAAGGAGTACAACGACAACCTGACTTTCTACTTAGTGCTGGCTTTGGCTGTagtttccttcctcttcatcacgtgttTAGTGGTGATTATATCAGTGAAGATCTACAGGTGGAGACAGTCTCGTGTCATGTATCACTCCAACCTCCCTGTGATTCCGTATTATCCACCACGTTACTCAGACACTCTGGGGACAGGGACTCTCCAACACGTGTACAACTACGAGGTGTGCAGGACCACTGACTCCAGAAAGAGTGACTGTAAGATGGGAGGAGCCGGTAGTCAGAATGTGCTGATAATGGACCCCAGTTCTACAGGGACGATGCAGCGGATACAGAGTGAGAAGAACATCCTGGATGAACCAGACTCTCCTCTAGAGGTGAGTTAA